TTTGGAGTTGTATCTGAATTCGAACTCTGTAGTGGATTTATGATAAACGTAGAGTTTAGTGGTGATATAGATATGAAGTTGTATGAGATGAATATTTCTTTACATTGGCCATGAAAGCAAGTTCAGCTTGTGAATTATTTTTCTGAACTTTGATTGCAGACAGTTTTTCATTCCCTTGTTAATTATACCGTACCTTTCAATTCATATTCAGATTTTTTGGTATTGCACATCTCTTATATTGAATAAAAAGGGAGCTTTTGACTGCGGGCAGCATAGTACACAATTTTTCAGTCCTTTAATCGTCAAATTTGTTATTGTAATGTTTGTAATATATAAATGGAAATGCAACCCAGGAATATCAAATTGAATTAATCTCCGTGTCTCGCATTCTGTGTTATTACTTTTAGTGGATGGAGGGGTGGTTGTTTCGTTGGGTGGGGATGCTGGTACTTTCCCAAAATATTACAGTTTCCTACTGACTCTAAATTGAAGCAAATCAAAATAATGCTTAATCCCTTCTGTATCTCTATTATGGTTTTGTTCTTGTTCCACAACAGAGGGTTGGGCATTGCATTGTCCATTTACGTTTATACGATTAGCTTTTTCTTTGACTACTGTGTTGGGTGGTATTATAAATAATGTTCTTTATTCTGCCAAGACTAATACTGTTTTAGTACTTACTGTCCATGTGTTTCAATCATCAGATGTTGATGTCAAGAAGAATGTTATTGTGACAATATCTTCTGACAGAGGTCTTTGTGGTGGAATCAATTCTACCTCTGTCAAAATAAGCAGGGGCCTTTATAAGATAAATTCAGGCACGTAAGAATGTTTTCATGTTTCCTTCCCCCTTAGCATTAGTGGGCATATGGATCATTAGCGTCTTGATATTTGGACCACAGGTCCTGAAAAGGAAAGTAAATATGTTATTTTGGGAGAAAAGGCTAAGGCCCAACTTGTGCGTGATTCAAAGAAAGATATTGAGCTATCAATAACTGAGTTGCAGAAAAATCCACTGAACTATActcaggtagtatttctggccTTTTCTATCAGTACAGTTTCAGTGATTGTTCTTTGTAATTGAGGCTTTCAAATTAGTCAAAAAATAAGCCTCCTTGTAGAGTTTTTCTAGCTCACTTACCTTATTTTGAATTCAGCTACTCTTGTTCCTTGCTTTCATTAGCTTAGAAAAACTCTGTATTGATGTAGTCAATAATATCTTGTCATGACTGCTATCTGAACTCCACCAAATCCACTTTGATTTATGTTTGGTTAAATCCAGTCGTTCAAACTATTATTACATGATATGAACAGATCTCGAGTATTTTGTTGCCTAAATTCAAAAGTACACCTTCACATTCTATAGATGTGTGAGAGAATTTTTACTTATGGCAGATGTGCCATCTCTGATAGTTTACGGGCCATTATAATTAAGTAATTATTGTTGCTAGTTTTATTCAATGCAATACTgataatttttttgttgtttGAAACATTTTAATGCTCTTTAGGCAGTTATCTGGATTAGCTCAGTCATATTTCTATTGATTTTTGGATGTCTGTatgcattttgattttgctaacCTGGTTTTCTTAGATCTTGATTTTCAGTATCTCTTCATAATCCAGCAGATATTTTAGATAGTAGGAACAACCTTGTTGATCTGTGATTGTTACAGAAAATGTAAATGCATTAAAAGGAGCAATTTTCTTCCTGAAATCTGTTATTACTTCTGATTTTGTAAGTTCTATCGATTGCAGGTTGCTGTGCTTGCAGACGATATCCTGAAGAATGTTGAGTACGATGCTTTGAGAATTGTTTTCAATAAGTTCCATTCAGTTCTATCCTTTCTGCCAACAACTGCAACTGTATTATCTCCCGAGGTCAGCATCGCTTCAGCTTCATATATTGGCATGATGCCATCTCTGTGTGTCATAAGCAATGAATGTTATTGTAATACGAAGTTCTTATAGGTTGTGGAGAGAGAAGCTGAAGCTGGGGGAAAACTTGGGGAATTGGATTCTTATGAGATTGAAGGTGGCGAAACAAAGTCAGAAGTGCTTCAGAATCTTTCCGAATTCCAGTTTTCTTGTGTAGGTTTACCTTTCCATCAATAGTTCATATCTCCAGTGTTAACTTCGACTGGTGTGCTTAGGTTTCTTGTGTAGGTCTACCTTTCTAATCAATAATTCAATATCGCCAGTGTTAACTTCGACTGGTATGTCTAGGTTTAGGATCAATTATTCGTATGATTTGCATTATAAAGATGGTTAATGATTTTGTCAGGTTATGTTCAATGCGCTATTAGAGAATGCTTGCAGTGAGCAAGGTGCTAGAATGTCTGCTATGGATAGCTCTAGCCGAAATGCAGGAGAGATGCTTGATCGTCTCACTCTTACTTATAACAGGTTTCTCCAATTTCTTACCGACGTAGACCATTTTTTTGTGCACGCAGATGCATTTTCTTTCTATGATCTGCATATCCATGTACTTCTACGTCATTGTTGAGTTTTTGGacaatcttactaaatattgTCAAGTTCACCAAAATTGACCGAATCAGAAATGAGTATATGGGATAAAAGTTTGGGGTCAAATTGACTGAAGATAGATTaggattaaatgttttaatatgTTTGGGAACCTGCCGGAAATACAAGGACATGGAAATTGTAAAGTTTAATACAAGAGAGGGGCCGGGGGATTAGCTGACTAGAAAGCTATCATTTCAAACTTTGAGATTAAAGTTGTAAAGTGATAATGATCCCTAAATGTAGGATGATTCAGAATTAG
This window of the Primulina tabacum isolate GXHZ01 chromosome 12, ASM2559414v2, whole genome shotgun sequence genome carries:
- the LOC142520740 gene encoding ATP synthase subunit gamma, mitochondrial; protein product: MAMAALRREGRRVAVPLISPLRSSIAPSEYETMEQAVLGVRSVSTQIVRNRMKSVKNIQKITKAMKMVAASKLRSVQTRAEKSRGLWQPFTALLGDTPNVDVKKNVIVTISSDRGLCGGINSTSVKISRGLYKINSGPEKESKYVILGEKAKAQLVRDSKKDIELSITELQKNPLNYTQVAVLADDILKNVEYDALRIVFNKFHSVLSFLPTTATVLSPEVVEREAEAGGKLGELDSYEIEGGETKSEVLQNLSEFQFSCVMFNALLENACSEQGARMSAMDSSSRNAGEMLDRLTLTYNRTRQASITTELTEIISGASALEG